The following DNA comes from Bacteroidales bacterium.
CTGATACCGCCGGAGTTAAGGCCGAAGGTAGCGACTGGACAGAAGCTTTGCGCGATCTGGTTCCCATCGATATCAACTATCTGGAGATTACCGGTGGGCGTCTCTCTTTTATGAAGTTGCAGGCCGATCCCGATATCGACGTTTTTATTAACAATCTTAGCCTTGTTGCCGAAAATCTGCGCAACGTAAAAGCAAAAGAACATACGCTGCCTTCGCCCATCACTATGCGCGCTACGGCTATCGGCGACGGCAAGGTGAGCCTGGATGGCCGCGTAAATCTGATAAAGGAAATTCCAGATGTGGATATCTCTTTTGCGCTGGAAGAAGTAAATACGCCTGCCCTTAACGATTTGTCGAAGCATTATGCCGACATCGACTTTTCGAGTGGCGAGCTGAATATTTATAGCGAAGTGGCCATCGCCGACGGTCATCTGACCGGTTATCTCAAAACGATGCTCACCAATGCCAAACTGCTGGGGAATGATGAGAATTTTCTGGAGACGCTTTGGGAAGGATTTGTTGGCTTTTTCAAATTCGCACTTAAAAACCAACGTACCGACACGCTGGCTACCAAAGTGCCGCTCGAAGGTGATCTCAACAACCTCGAAGCCGGCGTTTGGCCAGCTATCAAAAGTATCTTCGTAAATGCCTGGATAGAAGCTTTCAGCCGCTCCATCGACAATGAGGTAAATTATGACGATGCGATAAAGAAATAGGAAGTCAGTAGGCAGCAGTTCACAGTCGGCAGTTCACAGTCAGCAGGTTTCAGTCAGCAGGCTCTGCGCCTCGCGCCATGCTTTTTTGGTACTTTTGCCCCCAACAATCATCCATAAATTTCTGCCAATGGAACCATTTAAAGTACTGACCGAACAATTTGCCGACATCCGCATCCTGCGGTACAGCGTGCCTGGATTTGAAAATCTGCCGCCGGAAAGCCGCGAGTTGTTGTATTATCTGCACGAAGCCGCCCTTTGGGGACGCGACATCATCTATGATCAAAACTACAAACACAATCTGCTGATAAGGCACACCCTCGAAAATATCTTTCTGACTTATCGCGGCGACCGCACTGCGGCAGGCTGGCAGCACT
Coding sequences within:
- a CDS encoding DUF748 domain-containing protein translates to MTTESKNKHPRRFYQKKRFLIPFFILLALIAFRIYLPTLVKNYVNKTLSDIPGYYGHVADIDIALYRGAYVIDSLYLNKVDAETQIPFLNFPHIDISVEWRALFHGKIVSEIYMTNPEITYIPEDQKPADTAGVKAEGSDWTEALRDLVPIDINYLEITGGRLSFMKLQADPDIDVFINNLSLVAENLRNVKAKEHTLPSPITMRATAIGDGKVSLDGRVNLIKEIPDVDISFALEEVNTPALNDLSKHYADIDFSSGELNIYSEVAIADGHLTGYLKTMLTNAKLLGNDENFLETLWEGFVGFFKFALKNQRTDTLATKVPLEGDLNNLEAGVWPAIKSIFVNAWIEAFSRSIDNEVNYDDAIKK